cattttaaTATGTTTCCAATTCTGCACCTTGTAGAAATCTCTGGTATCGTAACGCCACAGCCAACAGgtacctaggggcaaattcactaagatgcgaagttgcgccaggtgcaacttcgccgcacttcgccaggcgtagtttcgccagggctctgcaaatttactaaaatccgaagttgcgcacaggggtagcgtaaggttgcggagttgcgctagcgttgattcgctatataaagcgaagttacgctagcgaaggctaatttgcatacggcgcgaaattcaaatttcaatggagaaacacgtatctgcactacaaatgcctagaaaacctttaaatcagcaaataaaatttttattttgccctacacatgtgcccactgtctaggtaagttgccatgagtcaggaaatgtaggggggaggaaggggagccccaaaaaattttcaatatttttcagcctatcagccatcatgtagaaaacacgccagtgttttttgggacttagaaaaaaaattgacttttttttaaacaatccctatctactctattgcgcttcgccaggtctgaggtggcgaaggaagtctagcgtaaaaggtagcgttcagtacactgcgcaagttagtgaatttgcgtagtttcgtcgctagcgaaacttcgcctggcgtaaggttgcaaagtaacactagcgaaactacgccagcgttcgttagtgaatttgcgcagtagcgaaaatgccaaacgctagcgaattaacgctagcattcggcgctttgcggcttagtgaatttgccccagagtgtctGGGATCTTGACACAAAGGATCCTATGTACCTGTGCACACACAGTCACCCGCATGGAAGGTCTGTAATTGAACTGCgtttttgttgttattgaactAATGCTACTGccaaaagcaatttttttgttgttgttgtttggaaagaaaacggcctttattttgtacctgttGCTACAACCATTTTTCTTTAGAGACTTCCAGGTGGGAACCTAAATTGCTTTAGGGTAAGTCTTCTGACGCCCTCTTTTTACACTCGTTTTTATCAAGCAGCAGCCAACCTGGAGCCTCCCGTCTGATATTAAGCAATTTGAGTTCATATCACCATCTATCTATTAGTTTATACTTCAGCTGCTTCAAATCCCTTCTAAATGTTCTGCCTGCCTGCACCTGCCCTTGTTCCCTTCCCCGCCCTTTCCTCATTTCCTCTCCTCTACTACAAGTTGTAAATTACACATTTAATTTTCTATGGCAGCTATTACCCCCACCCAATATAATTTGAGTGTGTGGCCACATGATAAATAGTGTAATACCATTCCAGTATATTTGATTGCCTAACTGAATGACCACATTGTAAATTCCGGAGCTGATTTGGGAACCGGATGTAATGTGTGTACAGCTGATCTGCAGCCAATACCCTTTCTGTGGTCTGCTTGCTgatctcctagtcttttatatttacttggtctattcttccattattatgcattttttcccataaagaaataaggaatgaccatgaaattggccacatagttagaagcaaaagggcccactgacacctgggcccacctggagttttcctggtatcccggtgggccagtccacaCTGCCCCTGTGTGCAGGGGTGATTCTGTGCCCCTTGCAGCCTGAGTCGATTCCTGTGATGCTGCCCCTCTTGCTCCCCAGTGCTGGGGGGGGGCGCcctttgcactagaagagccgaatttctggattaataactggaaattcagctaTTAAAGTTACATGGAGTGTCTTTTTTGCTACCCCTGTTAACTTGGGGGCTGTTGAATGGTGTATTCCTGAGGGAatgctgtgccccccccccagtgctcCCAGCTGACTGATGAAGCTCTTAGCCCATTTGgtaaatcaaattaaaaacaaaaaatcgaGAATGACCTACTGTTTAgtgaaaaagtagcccaaatattttttttaaaagtaaaagaatctttattaggacatacattagcctatgagtaagtgcccacctcgACGCATTAggctaatgcagtgatccccaaccagtagcttgttagtaacatgttgctttccaaccccttggatgttgctcccagtggcctcaaagcaggagcttatttttgaattccaggcttgggggcaagttttgtttttataaaaaccaggtgcactgccaaacagagtctcagtgtaggttgataatccacataggggctactaaatggccaatcacagcacttatttggcacccaagaacatttttcatgctaatgttgctccccaactccttttacttctgaatgttgctcacaggttcaaaatgttggggatccctgggctaaTGTATgtccaaataaataattttttactttgaaaaaaatatattttgggctattttttcaaaaaacagtaggtcattttcaatttttttttttttttttaaatttgctttacCAAATGATGTATAACCCTTGGACTGGGACATGACCACTGTTTATCATTTTGGATTTAACTAATAGTTTTTTGACTTTAAATGGATTCATGACCATTGCTTTAAGGTAGGACTACACACCAcggtaatgtaatatatattcttTGTGCCCATTACTACAGAAGTTCTTGGCATGTATACTGTTACTAAGAGAGCAGCTACCACTGCAATTACCCATAGCGACCTATAAGATCCGTTCTCTTGTCTAACTTGCGGTAGACTGATCAAAATAAATTACTGATTAATCGCAAGTAGCAAttgagagaatatatatatatatatatatatatatatatatatatatatatatatatatatatttatactcccTTTTGATAAAAGGTTACACTGTCATTTATCAAGCACGACTATATAACAATGAAGAAAAGGAAAGTGTGGAAATCGACGTGAAAATGAAGGGATGGGCAGATGGAAAGTACTTTAACAAATTGGGAAAAGGAACAGGTTAGAGCTTAGTCCGGCTCATTTTTCTCCTGGGCTTTGTGTAAATTTGGCCATGCGTGTAATCCTTGTGTGTGACAGTCCTTGCCCATATCTTTCCATTCTTCTCTCTCCCTCCTGAGTGTAAATATTCTGCTCTTCTCTATTgctatttatattgcattttactATATCCTGCTTCATGCTCTTTATCAGGATTATCTCCTTCCCTTGGAGCTGATAGACTTGCTATTACAACACGGGTGTCTAGTGTGTCCTTGCTGCACGTCATACAAAGCATGAGCAGTGAGCGGGCACAGCAGCCTATGAAACTCAAACTGGTAGAACAGGTTGATTAGTCTCGATCTAAGAATAACAGGCACAATATATAATGAAACAGGAGTGATACTTTGGAATAATCTCTTGTAAAAAGCCTATGCGCGTGTTTCCTTAAAACATTTTTCCcgttatataatatttaaatggcTGTGATTCGGACTCTTACTATTCCTGCTGTGTAGTTTAAATGAAGAGGTCCTTCCCATGGGTCTTTTCTGTAGTATGTGCACACACTAAACACAcaacatgaaaatgttcctgatgTGTTTACACATGTAGGAAAGTCCTGCTGATCCCTGTGTCAGCACTGTTAATTTCATGCTAGAAACCTATGTTCTCATTAAAAGAGCATCCATCACTATTTGGAAGCTATCTTTTGTATAGGCCATTATTTTCCCTATAGCCCTatacagatttaaaaatataatattaaagcaTGCTTTGCGTATAAGAGACTACAGTGTAAAAGGAATCTAAGGGCTTGTATAAAATGGGATAAATACATATTGTCTTCCAAACATACAACCTCTATAGGAATGGAGATAATAGAAGCCCAGTCTTCAGGTCAAGACCCACTTAGCTAGTCGATAAATATTGGGACAGAATATTTAGGATAGCAAATATTGCactaaatcttaccctaactgacctttaagtTGGCCATTCAGATGTTGGCCATTCtgtcatccccaaccagtggctcttgagcaacatgttgctctccaaccccttggatgtagagttgcctagctggtaaaacacctgccggggccggtattacaaatttaccggcaatgcagttgccggtaatttgtaataccctttaaaaaaagcccctggcctgcccccaattcgcacagaacttaccttttttccagcgctgtggacatctctgagatgttgctccgccccttttgcatcacgccGTGTAGCAAAcagcccccttttggtgcccgccccccactggccggtaatattttttagtaaaggtggcaaccctacttggatgttgctcccagtggccacaaagcagttttttttcaatttctggtttgaaagcaaatataagttgcataaaaatcaggtgtactgccaaacgtaGCCACCTTAGCCTGCCAGTCCCcaggggataccaaatagccaatcacagtttgGCTTCCCAGTAACTTTTTTccagcttgtgttgctccccaactctttttacatttgaatgtggctcatgggttaaaacagttggggacccctggtctagaggaACAATTAGGAATTCTCTCCAAATGTTACCCTAATATGTTCAGAATTAGCCCTTCCCAATCACtgctttgtcacaaaacaaaaacagtggtACCGTGTTATccagtagaaaaaataaataaaacaaacataagtCTTGTAGAAGCGATTCCTATATCGATTGAAATCCACAGACCAAAtcaaatacccagagacacactcttggaaTCCAAAGAACAGAAAACAGGGTTGTTCTCTTACCCACAgctgaacattattagaaaaatagctaGAGACCAGTAACCCATGCTCCGTTCAGATACCAGGCTATATTCCCAgaactacctctcttgtcttaTTGTAAAACTCCTAATATGATTGATAGAAGTTCTCTTCCTCAAGCAACTAAAGccggtacatttccctgcaacagatgtgacacctgcaaatacatcctgtgcaaagatcaactTGCAATACCAAATCCACAAAAAGTCAACACCATTCAGTCATCCAATGTGATATGTATGATTatatgtactaggtgctctacaggaggcagatACTACGcgcaaggatgaaccatcaccaACATAAGATCaagaccaaatcatgtgatacccTAGTGGGCCAACGTTTCTGCAATCATAATAAGCCTTCAGGACATGAAGGTCTTGTTTCTAAAAAAAGAACTGAACAGGAGAGGAAGAtctttgaattcaaatgtatggagttattattaagacagggccttaatttagagTCAGGTTTCATGTCGCGGTATGTGACCTGACCTGAATCCAGAAACCTGGACAGTTTACAACCCTACccaattacttttattatctctacaagtcTCTATCTGTAGCTTCCTaatgtattgcccatgaataattttcactgatctaacagtatctATGCTGTgtttttctagctttcatttgtattttgcctgatgaagggccTTGGttctctgaaagcttgcaatgtatttttattgttagccaatacaggtatcacttctacaatactttacAATTTACGATCACTGCTTTAGGCACCCCTCCTATGGGCCCCACCACAGTTTGAGAACAGCTCTCATAAAGGCAGGTTTGgatgggccggcgggacaccgggaaaaaacccggtgggtcccctGCTCTTGTGTGGGCCAGCCGACCCAGATCTGCACCCACATTAGATTCCTAATTCTGGAAAATCATCACACGGCGTGAAGGCGCATGGGGGGTGGAGGGGGTTCTGGggcagtgggccccaggccctcAGTGTGACCCATCATAAAGGGCTACGTGAGATGATGGTGTCAAGATCGCTAATGTTATCCCAAGGATCCTTATGGGGGTCCTGAACTGTTTGCATGCTCAGTACAGTGAAATTTCCTATGTTGTGTATTGGGAATGTACCAAGTTGCAAAGCTATTATACTGAGTATGCAACAAGTTTAGGACAGCCACAAGGAATTCTCACTGTTTTATTACCTGTGACATTTAACAGATTTCAAGGtgggaacaaaataaaaaaaaaaatgcctccaTTACCTTCCACTATTGCAAATAGGTCCTACCAGGAAGTAATTGAccataactttttaaaaatagaactGTATTGTTCTCTTTCAATAAACCATGCGCCTTATATCAGACAAAAACCATCATAAATGTGAGATTTGGGTCTATAATATCCCTGTTGGTGATTGAGTTTCCTCTGAAGTACAAACCCATGAATTCATCAACCTTATGGAAATGTAGAGATCCCTGCTCCGCTCACAGAACTTTGTCCAAGAAGGAAGCAGAGCTTATTCAGGCAGATTCAGCTATACATCTTTTATTAGGTTATTCTATTACACAACATGTCTCCAACAAACAAGTCCTAGCCTAGTGATGCTGGATAAGGATGTTGGCAAGTGTCATTCTACAACATAATTGCAGCTTCCATTGCTCTGACTGCCTAGGCAATTCTTTAGAGCAAACTATTTTATCTAACTCTATTCTACTTATCATTCATACCCCAAATTGGCTTGAAGACTAATCTAACATAGGGTTCCTTTACTGTACATGTCTGTCTCTAGTATGCTGTAGCTAATGCTCCTGCTCGATCTGTACACTATTATGCCAAATAATAGTCTATAGATAAAATATGGCCCACCTATCCTTCCTTCTGGTTTCTAGATGCTTACAGGGTATTTTTTTCTAGGCCTTATGACCCATATCAACCACAATGAGATGTCAGTGGTACCTTCTTGTTTGTTGGAGTTATGGAAAACTACTGCACAGTTATGAATGGTGCAATTAGTGCTCCTTTGCAGTAGCTACATTCTTGCTTGTTGTTCAGGAGCTGCATTCCTATAGAAGAAATAGACATAAGATAATGGTGATCATGTAGGAAATGACAGACTAACTTGTCCCCCTATggcacacttaggggcccatttacttcgttcgagtgaaggaatagaataaaaaaaaccttcgaatttcaaatgtttttttcggctacttcgaccatcgaatttgctacttcgaccttcaactacgacttcgaatagtcgaacaattcgaactaaaaatcattcgactattcgaccattcgatagtcgaagtactgtctctttaaaaataacttcgaccacctacttcaccacctaaaatctactgaggtgccatgttagcctatggggaaggtccccataggctttctatcaatttttaggtcgaagaaaaatcattcgatcgatggattaaaatccttcgattctaaggatttaatcattcgatcgaacgttttttcgttcgattgaactatttgcactaaatccttcgccttcgatattcgaagtcgaaggatttacattcggcagtcaaatatcgagggttaattaacccttgatattcgaccctatgtaaatctgccccttactgctTAACACATTGCCCTCATGGGAGCACAATTAGAAAAATCACTTTTGACAGCAGTTAATAAATCTTAACTGGATCTCATTTCTGGTTTTTGGTCTTATCTTGGTGAGCCTTTAAAGCATTCAGAGTGAGAGATATATTTTATCTCTTTATGTAAATCTGTAATAAAATTTTTTAGAGTATTTTCCACAAAGGTAGGGGACATCGATTTATTCTTCTTTTACTTGTTTTTTGCTCCTCTCTTTATACATATAGTTATACAGAAtacaaaatccggcatctcagatctgtcgaggttgcatataagtcaatgggagaagtcccaatgatttttttttgtgcgctgggtttcgtgcaataccccgaagttttcgggcaaaaaagcataagaaataggagttttctggtgaaaaattttgaaaatctgagttttttttaattttttttttctcgacccccccgcaaagcaaattctcTGGAAAATGTAAGCATAAAAACCCCCAGTAAATTTGATCTTAATTTGTagaagaaaatgttgagataaaatcagactttgataaataacccccttagtgatgatgttccattatgatctacatccataaaagcattgtctgtattctgttccatggaaaatattacttaaatattgatttatgataataaaaatttatatttaaacatctctTTCATATGTAgcctttaatgtaataaatatctgaatgaaaacaatgaaacaggagggtgatttagtcaagctgtttgttgacagtgtcttgagatctactgatcaccagctaaaggtctactactGCAGGCACGTCCAAACTCCAGCGCGCAATTTCAGACTGGCCCACAGCCTTAAACAAGGATTCGCCCATTCAAGGGCAGGCCCGGATAAAAATTGGCACCCAACTGGCCAGTCCAAGCAGAGCTGTCTATCTTCTTGTCATGCCGGCTGCGCGCAGTGACATAATCGCACGTTAGCGTGTGACATCACTGGATTAGGCGCTAGTTCTCGCCGGATGCTGCCACGGAGCTGTGCGCAACAGCTGATTCAGACTCAGAAGTTTCAGAGATTGTTACTCTGTAGAATGGTGACTTTCTGTGGTGGCTACACAAAGGGTAGACTTGAAACCACTGATTCAGTgttcatgaatagtgatgggcgaatttgcgccgtttcgcttagccgaaaaattcgcgaatttcgcgaaatggggaaaaattcgccgtctcgtttttgacgccggcgtccgttttttccgaaaacatttttttgacgccggcgaatttttgccgtgaattttcgtgggtgtttcgcgaatttattctctggcggcgaatcccgcgaattcgcgcctggcgaataaattctcccatcactattcatgaactaggggaaaaaatgtttgagGTACAGTGGAGGTAGTGGCACCATAAGAAATATATTACTAGCCCTTTAACAAGCTATGCAGCACTAAAATTTCTTTTTAATACTACACCCTTCCCTTCCAGCATGGGGGGGGGGCGGCAAGTCAAAGTTCTGATACACACTGAGGTTGTTTAGGTATTTTTCTCCACTTAGTACTGTGGAACATCCAATttcagtgtaggactggtcagatatgggTCCTCAACTGCAGCTCCCATGAACCTCACTGGCTCAAAGCCTGCCCTGTGGACATCCCTGTTGTTCTCAAGCACAAAATTCCTCAAATGGCCATTTAATGTACAGAGTATTTCATTTGAATGTATAAGTTACAAGTGGTTGGTTAGTGGGGGTAGGGCTGCTGCACAAAATCAGGCTTCATGATGTCAATTCTGAATTATTGTCACTGTGTTTGATTTATCAACAATTACAATGGGTTGTCTGAAATGTGCATTGAACTAAGAGAAAAAGAAGTTTAAAAGTCAATTTTCTGTTGGTCTGAACATATTGTGTgtaatgacactaaggggcatatttattaagggttgaattgaaaattctaattcaaattttctttatgGTCAAACCTCTCAaaatcgaattgtgaattatccaaactcgattcgaattttaattcaaatttcgatatTTGTCAAACtcatgccctttaaaaattctaattcaactattcgccacctaaattGCCGAGTtcatgtgtaagtcaatgggagagggaccagggaccaatttggacatgtttctagccttcctgacattggagttttttttcactCGAAACgcgtttagtcgaattcgatttaaGTTTTCAAGTCGGTTAGTgaggtgtttttttgtttttttttattaaataaatttcgagtatatttaaatctattagttaaaaaaactcacatgaattcaaaattcgacctttgataaatgtgcctccccatgacTATAAGAAATAACATTAATGCCTGTGATGCTGGTCACTAGGTCATGATAATGTTTGAAAGTCCAGGTCTTCTGCAGTGAAGCTCCACCCATTGTGTTTCTGTGGCTGGAAGGTTACAGTACAACGCCCATCAGTTATTAGTCAGGTTTGATACAGAGGTTTTACTGTATGTACAAGTATATTTTATACAGAGGAGGAAAACAACAGACTGAACCTTCCTGGtctaagatatacagtaacacAATAACAAACTAAGCTGGTCTTTTGAAGTCACAAAAGATGAAGAAACTCTCCTAAATCCTTTAAATAAGACTTTTCTTGTCACCATTTAATGATCATCCTTTAAATTACTTGTCTTGGATGACTGGTTCTAATCTATTGAAACAGGTATAACTAATGTTGCTACTAGTGTGTTGCCATCTGCACCGCTGCATGTGAAATGAATGTAAGGGTCCACCACAGGTGCAACAGTACAAACAGAAGTAATTGGGTCCTTCAGGAAAATGTCCTTATATTGTTGTCCCTTCCCCGCTGTCTTCTCAGTTTCTGGCCTTTAGTTCCCGAGCCATTTGGCAGAGAGTGCAGGGGCCACAGAATGAGACGCACACCCAGTCATTACAGATAGTGCCCTGAAATGCAAGAGAGAAATGTACTGGGTGAATAAACAGAAACAACGTCTATGGTGGTAATGCAAATGCAGGAATATTATCCTACTTACAAGATCCCAAACGAGTCTCTTATTAGTTAATGTCAGCTTCATAGCTATACTGAATACTTATAGTCCCTGTTGGTGTAATAAGTATGTCTGGAAGGGGCCAGAATATGCTCCTGTCATAATATAAATGATTGATGAACATGAAAAACCTTACCAGTTAGTGACTTAGAGCTCTTTTATAGCAACCAGAGCGGAATAGCATGGGGCCGATCTTCCATGCCAATGGGTTAGTGGACCAGATATAACTCAATATAAAATATTCCAATGCATGATCATATTAATGAGTTTTGTTAGCTCTTACGGTGTGAGCTTTTCATCAGGACTCTTTTACTATCAACAACTATAGACCCAATGGAACTGATTTGCTGAATCCACAACCAATCTGTACTCTTGACCCGCATAATTATTTGGTACCTGTACCTGACTCAAAATAAACTGGGGAAGGGGTAGAAAGTGCTCTTAGAATATCAGAGCAGAATACTtcccaattgtaaaataaatgtcagCAATGAGCAGACAGTTAacagggcagcaaaaagccacctctggtaaatttaagagcaATAGAGCTCTCTCCACTAGCAATGTGACCTGctccaacactaaggggccgattcactaacttcgagtgaaggattcgaagtaaaacaacttcgaatttttgtgctcctcgactatcgaattgtcgtaaattcgcctgagtagaatgattcgaatagatcgagcgcaaaaacgctgcgactattcgccattcgatggtcgaagtactggatcgagcgcaaaaatgctgcgactattcgcccattcgatagtcgaagtactgtctcttttaaaaatacttcgactgcctacttcgccacctaaaacctaccgaattgctttaaaagcctatgggaaagtcccataggcttgttttccaagtttttgatcgaataaaaaaggcattcgatcgaatgaaaatcctttgagcgaataaTCGattgagcgcctattcgcctggcgaatattcgccaattcgactatttgccagcgcgtaaattcgccagaattgcctattcgattctattccccagtcgaatttcgagggatttaacccctcgaaattcgacccttgatgaatttgccccttagataaGGTGGTGGCCGCATCAGAAATAGCCCTGACTGGGAGCTTGGGAATCTAGAGGGTCCAGCAAGGctctaaataatgagcaatttcaatatatcttggtagaataggtcaacttaccattGTTTTGGGGGGCCCTAAACTGAGTGGGCACAAGTaacctctagttacaccacttgtAATTAACTGCAATGGTTTTCATGAGAACAGATGGGgcttctatattctatattttccCCTTCATTGCCGTTTTAGAACTGTGAACAGTCCACTCGGAGTGAACAGGTCATAATTGTAATGCCATGATCCTCGAGACATAGCCACATGCGCATACTGAGCACTTTTTAAAAAGTCATtgcatacactatggggcacaaatacttagctcgagtgaatgaataaaagaaaaaatactttgaattttgaacgttttttttggctgcttcgaccatcgaattggttacttcgaccttcgactatgacttagaatcgtttgactattcgaccattcgatagtcgaagtactgtctctttaaagaaaacttcgaccccctacttcgccaaataaaacctaccgagcaccaatgttagcctatggggaaggtccccataggctttctaacaaatttctggtcaaaggaaaatcgttcgatcgatggattaaaatccttcgaacgatttttccttcgatcgtgcgaacaatttgtggtaaatccttcgacttcgatattcaaagtcgaaggatttaactttgacagtcgaatatcgagggttaattaagtaaatgtgcccctttaagtATTTCTTTTTTGAGTGTGGTTTTAGTAAAAGGTATTTACCTCAATGCGGTAGCGCTCCCTTATTCCTGTCCTCATGGCAACAGACGTTCCAAACAGAAATGGCAGGCAGCAGCACTCTCCGTAATCCTTTGCCACTCTACAACCCAAAATGCAGGGTACGAAGGCTCCGCATAGACCTAGGGGAACAAGACAGTTCTGCTGATGGTACAGGCATAAGTCCTACATGTATAGGCACAACGTTGTGCCCTTTAGGGGTCCAGCATTTGGCAAATGGGCCATATCTTTATTTAAGTAACTTCCCTCTTGGCTAACTCTGGAACAAACCATTTGCCCCAGCCTCCTATAACTTCATTTTCAGACCCTTCCAagctatagtgtgtgtgtgtgtgtatatatgtatatgtgtgtacatatatatatatatatatatatatatatatatatatatatattcaaccttCACACGACTGCTAGCCAAAGACTCCATGAAACTCAAAGTGCAAAATCGCTTAAAAACCT
This sequence is a window from Xenopus laevis strain J_2021 chromosome 7S, Xenopus_laevis_v10.1, whole genome shotgun sequence. Protein-coding genes within it:
- the cnfn.2.S gene encoding cornifelin, gene 2 S homeolog, giving the protein MSYPISYEPKGVQNFAVSAPSKWNSDTCDCCDDVGICLCGAFVPCILGCRVAKDYGECCCLPFLFGTSVAMRTGIRERYRIEGTICNDWVCVSFCGPCTLCQMARELKARN